Genomic window (Buchnera aphidicola (Kaburagia rhusicola ensigallis)):
AATCTAATATTCAACAATTAAACAAATATGAATTTATAGTAAAATCTTTTACTTCTATAAAAGAATTTAATGATACCTTTAAAACTAATTTCAATAACGAAGAAGTAGATACTATTGGTGGTTTAATTATAAAAAGATTAGGACATCTTCCTATACAAGGCGAACTTATAAATATTTCTAAATACGTATTTAAAGTTAATATGGCCAATAATAGAAAAATTATAAAATTACAAGTTACTATTCCGAAAGATACAAACTATCTCGAATTATCAAAAAAAAATAAAAAAATTCATACAATACGGTAACAATCAATGTTATATGCTTAATGAAATCAAAAAAATTTTATTTTTAAAAAATAAATGTTTTTATAAATTAAAAACAAGAAGTAAGTACAAAGTTCATTTATTAAATGCTAAAATATATTAAATATATTCTAGTATATATTTTATTAATTCTTATTTTTTATAAAAAGTTTACAATTTATCATGTCAATAACATATTTTTATGCATTAATTTATGGTAAAATACCCAATTCTAAATTCAAATCAAATAAAACATACTTTTAATCAAAAAATTTAATTTTACTTTATGTTAAAACTTATATTTTTTCATGTTATTTTATTAAATTTTTAAACAGCTTACGCATACCATAAAAATAATAGTACTATTTATTAACATAATGTCATTAAAAGATACGCTTCTAAACTCCTACTATAGAAGTAATTACTTTTTACGCTTATAATTACTTCTAATTTTAATTTCGCTATTTAAAAATAACGTATCTAACACTTAATTATCTCGTATTAAAAAAATTGTTTATACTCTATCATTCAGCTATCTATAATGATGTTAAAATAAGCCACTCATAAACACAAAATTAATAATAAATTATTTTTTAAAATCAAAAACTATTGTTTAATTTATATAAATGTTTTATTTTTTCTATTTTGAGTAACATCTAGTTAAAAAATTTCTTAAAATATATCAAAATTATAAAAGCATTAAATAAAAAATAATAATTCATATCCATAAACAACATAAATTAAAATTTTATCAAATTTAAAATTTATATTTAAAAGCAAAAAAATAAATGCAAAACATGAATTCTTATTAACATTTTTTATAAATTCTCACTATTCAATCATCAAAATAACATACAAAATTTATTTTTTAATTCTATTACAATACAAAAAATGAATATAAAAATGAAAAAAAAATATATGCCCAAAGAAATAGAAAACAATATTCAAAAATTATGGGAAAAGAACAACATGTTTTCAGTAACTGAAAACAAAAAACAAGAAAAATATTATTGTCTTTCTATGATTCCTTATCCTTCTGGAAAATTACATATGGGACATGTAAGAAATTACACCATTAGTGATGTTGTAGCAAGATATCAACGAATGATTGGGAAAAACGTATTACATCCTATGGGATGGGACGCATTTGGACTACCTGCAGAAATAGCTGCCATACAAAATAACGTTAGTCCTGCTATATGGACTAATAACAATATAAGTTATATGAAAAAACAACTGCAATCATTAGGATTAAGTTACGATTGGAATAGAGAAATTACAACTTGTTCACCTGAATATTACAAATGGGAACAATGGTTTTTTATAGAACTATACAAAAAAAATTTGGTATACAAAAAAAAATCTTGGGTAAATTGGTGTACAACAGATCAAACAATCTTAGCTAATGAACAAGTTATCAACGGATTATGTTGGCGTTGCAATACCAAAATTATTAAAAAAAATATTTCTCAATGGTTTATTAAAATTACAAATTATGCCGAAGAATTATTAAATGGATTAAAAAAATTAAAAAAATGGCCTAATAAAGTAAAAAAAATGCAATCCAACTGGATTGGTCTTTCTTATGGAGCAACAATAAATTTAAAATTGTCTGATACGCAAGAAAAATGCAAAGTTTTCATATCTCAACCTGAAGTATTAATGGGGGCAACATTTGTCGCAATTTCACCTTTTCACAAATTAGTTAAAAAAATATCTAATATCAACCGAGATGTACATCATTTCATTAAAAAAAAATCTTACCTTAATCTAAATTATAATAATTTTGAAAAAAATGAAGGAATTAATACCGGAAAATTTGCTTTTCATCCAATAACTGAAAAAAAAATACCTATATGGATAGCCAACTATATAATATCTGAATATAACACTAAAGCAATATTAGGTGTACCTGCTCATAATCAAAACGACCTTGATTTCGCAAAAATACATCACCTCACTATTAAACCAGTAATACTTGATGAAAATGATAAAATACCCAATATACAAACCATAGCTATGACTAAACCAGGAAAATTATTTAATTCTGAACAATATGATAATCTACATACTAAGGAGGGATATCTTTCCATAATATCAGAACTAAAAAACCGAAAAATAGGAGAAAAAACAACACATTGTAAACTTAAAGATTGGGGAGTATCAAGACAACGCTATTGGGGAGTCCCTATTCCAATGGCAACTTTAGAAAACAATGAGATCGTTCCTATACCAGAAAAATACCTTCCTATAAAATTATTATCTGAAAAAACAAATACTACATACACCCATAACTATTTTTCAAATACTTTTAAAAAAAAGAAAATATATATCAACGGGAAAATAGCACTATGCGAATCTGATACATTAGATACATTTGTGGAGTCATCATGGTATTACGCTAGATATACCTGCACCAAATTTAATCAAGGAATGATAGACAAAAACGCTGCTAATTATTGGCTTCCTATAGATTTATATATTGGTGGCATAGAACATTCTATTATGCATTTAATATATTTTCGATTTTTTCATAAATTATTAAGAGATTTTGGATTAGTCCAATCAGATGAACCAGTAAAAAAACTATTATGTCAAGGAATGGTGTTATCCGATGCTTTCTACTATATTGATAATAAAAATGCGCAAAATTGGATTAACATTACGGCTTCTAATTTTCAATATGATCTTAATGGAAATATAAAAAAAACTTTTAAATACCATGGAAAAAAAATTTTTCATGCAGGTATGATTAAAATGTCAAAATCAAAAAAAAATGGGGTAGAACCGGAAAAAATGATTAACAAATATGGTGCAGACACAGTAAGACTATTTATTATGTTCGCCGCTCCAGTAGAAGCATCATTAGAATGGAAAGAATCTGGAGTAAAAGGAATGTATCGATTTCTAAAAAAGTTATGGACATTTTGTTATGATCATATTCAAAACTACAAATGTTCTAATATATTACTTAATTATGAAAGTTTTACTCATGATCAAAAAGAACTATATATACTATTACATCAAACTATGCAAAAAGTAGAAGATGACATTAGTAAAAAACAATCATTTAATACAGCAATTGCTGCAATTATGAAATTAGTTAATAAACTTTTAAAGTTTGCTTTAAATAAAAATGATAGTCAAGAACTAATTCAATATTCCTTATTATCTATTATAAAAATTTTATATCCTTTTACACCTCATTTCAGTCATACACTATTACAATATTTATTGACAACACAACATCTAAAAAACATTTCATGGCCAAAAATTGAAAAAAACATTATTTTAAATAAAAATACTACTGTAATAGTAATACAAATAAACGGGAAAATGCGTCATAAAATTACGATCGCGCAACAACATTCTAAAAAAGAAATATTAGATAAAGTTTTGAAAGAACCAAAAATATTTAAATATACTCAAAAATATGAAATTAGTAATATAATATATGTTCCAAATAAACTCATAAATTTAATAATGCATCACTAAAAATAATCTGAATATTATTCATATACATATAAACATTAATAAGCAATAATATTTAAAAAAATAAAATTATGAAAATTATTTATCCAAAACAATTATTTCCTGTTTTTTTTAATACATTAAATTCTTATTATGTTTTAATTGGAAATGATGAATTTTTTATTCAAGAAAGTAAAAAAATTATAATTTCTACTGCTAAAAAACATGGATTTACTGAATATACTATACATACAATCGAGTACCATGTTGATATTAATCACTTGTCTTTTGCTTTTAAAATTAAAAACATGTTTTTAAAAAAAACAATTATTATATTGAATCTCTTTGAACATAAACTTACTACTAAAGTTCAACAACAACTATCTTTTCTATCTCATTTCATAAATTCTAATTTACTTCTTATTATCCATAAAAATGTGAGAGAATATATGGAAGAAAAAATTTGGATGAATATATTTAAATTAAACGGAACAATTATATATTGCCAAACTATTGTACAAGAAGAATTAGAAACTTGGATGAAACATAAGAAACGTGAATTACAAATAATAATTAGTAGTAATGCAAACAATTTATTACTTCAATGTTATAAAAAAAATGTAGTTTATTTATGCAATATACTAAATATTTTAAAATTAATTTGGCCAAATTCCTTAATAACAACTCAAAAAATCCAAAAAATTATTAGTAACGTAGCTATTTTTACTCCAGAAGAATGGATCGATGCAATACTAACTGGTAATTTAAATAAATCTATGAAAATACTAAACAATTTTTATATCAAAAATTATAATCAAATAAAACTAATCCGATGTTTACAACATGATTTACTCACAATATTGATGATACAGCGTAAAACATCAGTTACTGCCAATCATATTTTAAAAAAAAGAAACATTTCAAAAAAAAGACATTTTTTACTAACTCATGTTGCAAACTTCAAAAGTTTTAAAATAATTAATCAATCAATTAAATTATTAACACAAATAGAAATTACAATTAAAAAAAAATATGAAAAGTCTATATGGAATAAATTAAAAATTTTATCTTATATGATGAGCACAGACAATTAAAACAATTTTATAATCGAACGGAAAAATAATGACATCATTATATGCAATTTTAGGTGGAACCTTTAACCCTATTCATTATGGTCACATCGTTACAGCAGAAATATTAGCAAAAAAAATTCGTTTAAATACAATTACCTTGTTACCTAATTATACTAGCTTACACCAGTCTAAATTAAATATCGCAACAGAACATAGAATTCAAATGATAAAATTAGCTGTAAAAAACAAACCATTATTTAAA
Coding sequences:
- the leuS gene encoding leucine--tRNA ligase, translated to MKKKYMPKEIENNIQKLWEKNNMFSVTENKKQEKYYCLSMIPYPSGKLHMGHVRNYTISDVVARYQRMIGKNVLHPMGWDAFGLPAEIAAIQNNVSPAIWTNNNISYMKKQLQSLGLSYDWNREITTCSPEYYKWEQWFFIELYKKNLVYKKKSWVNWCTTDQTILANEQVINGLCWRCNTKIIKKNISQWFIKITNYAEELLNGLKKLKKWPNKVKKMQSNWIGLSYGATINLKLSDTQEKCKVFISQPEVLMGATFVAISPFHKLVKKISNINRDVHHFIKKKSYLNLNYNNFEKNEGINTGKFAFHPITEKKIPIWIANYIISEYNTKAILGVPAHNQNDLDFAKIHHLTIKPVILDENDKIPNIQTIAMTKPGKLFNSEQYDNLHTKEGYLSIISELKNRKIGEKTTHCKLKDWGVSRQRYWGVPIPMATLENNEIVPIPEKYLPIKLLSEKTNTTYTHNYFSNTFKKKKIYINGKIALCESDTLDTFVESSWYYARYTCTKFNQGMIDKNAANYWLPIDLYIGGIEHSIMHLIYFRFFHKLLRDFGLVQSDEPVKKLLCQGMVLSDAFYYIDNKNAQNWINITASNFQYDLNGNIKKTFKYHGKKIFHAGMIKMSKSKKNGVEPEKMINKYGADTVRLFIMFAAPVEASLEWKESGVKGMYRFLKKLWTFCYDHIQNYKCSNILLNYESFTHDQKELYILLHQTMQKVEDDISKKQSFNTAIAAIMKLVNKLLKFALNKNDSQELIQYSLLSIIKILYPFTPHFSHTLLQYLLTTQHLKNISWPKIEKNIILNKNTTVIVIQINGKMRHKITIAQQHSKKEILDKVLKEPKIFKYTQKYEISNIIYVPNKLINLIMHH
- a CDS encoding adenylyltransferase/cytidyltransferase family protein — translated: MTSLYAILGGTFNPIHYGHIVTAEILAKKIRLNTITLLPNYTSLHQSKLNIATEHRIQMIKLAVKNKPLFKINYLEIKKKYYIL
- the holA gene encoding DNA polymerase III subunit delta; the encoded protein is MKIIYPKQLFPVFFNTLNSYYVLIGNDEFFIQESKKIIISTAKKHGFTEYTIHTIEYHVDINHLSFAFKIKNMFLKKTIIILNLFEHKLTTKVQQQLSFLSHFINSNLLLIIHKNVREYMEEKIWMNIFKLNGTIIYCQTIVQEELETWMKHKKRELQIIISSNANNLLLQCYKKNVVYLCNILNILKLIWPNSLITTQKIQKIISNVAIFTPEEWIDAILTGNLNKSMKILNNFYIKNYNQIKLIRCLQHDLLTILMIQRKTSVTANHILKKRNISKKRHFLLTHVANFKSFKIINQSIKLLTQIEITIKKKYEKSIWNKLKILSYMMSTDN